In Candidatus Bathyarchaeia archaeon, the genomic stretch TGGGATAAGGCTGGTGTCAGTGCTGGGGTATGGCTGGATTATGGGAAACGATGAGGACGACGTCATCGACGTCGGGGTGGACTTAACCTGGTACGACATCCTCTACGAGGGTGAAGCTGTTTCGAAAACAGGGGACATTGTGGCCTTCTTTAAGGGGAACGAGGACTTCGACTATACGGAGATGTACGCAGACGTGATCTTGGAGGTGGATGGGGGCTCGCAGCAAGTTTACATGTACTTAATGATCGCCGGCAAGGGGGTCACTACCTTCCAACTGGTGAACTTGAAGACAGGTCTTCCCGTCTGGAGGGAAACGGTTTCCGGAGACGGTAGGACGATGCACATTAAACGTTATGTTCCAACCCAAAACTTTCTAAGAACCCCAACGGTTGGCTCGGCCACCGTGGTGTCCATGATGGTGGTTTCAGCTCTCATTCTCTTAGGGTTAAATCTGCCTAGGGTTAAAGGCAGGTTCAGGAAGGGGTTCAAACCATCAGAGGCTAGGTGAGAAGGAGAACAGGAGCGTTGAGGGAGGGTTGGCCGTGGAGCGGCCTAGCAGGGTTTGGATCGCCCTAGCCGCGTTGGTAGGTTTAAACCTCTCAATGGCGGCGTCGAGGCTTCTTCCAGGCATCCCCATGGCGGTGGACTCCGCCAGCCACCTTTACAAGCTACTGTTCATGTACGATAACCTTCTGACCCACGGCTACATTCCATCTTGGAGCCCGGAGTGGTATGGGGGAATATACCTGTTTAAGCTGTATCCCCCTTTAAGCTATCAAATAGCCTTGTCGGCCGCCTTAGCTGGGCTGGGGCCTATCGCCTCCTACAAGGTGGTGGAAGTCGTATTCTACTCGCTGACCCCATGCGCGGTGTACCTCTTATCCCGGGAGTTGTCGTCAACCAAGCGGGAGTCGTTGGTCGCGGCGCTTCTCTTCTCCCTAAACCCCTCCATCGTGGAGAATCTCCTCTTCTACGATAGGTACCCGAACATCATATCCTTGCCAATTCAATGCCTATTGCTGGCCCTGCTGGTCAGGTCTCTAAAGCGGGAGAGTGGACATGCGGCTACGTTCTTCTCCAGCCTCCTGCTAGCCTCGTTGACGCTTATACACCATCTATCAGCCTTGTACACCTTCCTCACATTAGCGATACTGATGGCTTCGCAGCTTAGGAATGGTTGGTGGAAGCTGTGTAGAATAGTGTTAGCGGCCTCAGCGCTTTCCATACTGCTCTCCGCCTTCTGGGTTGGGCCCTTTCTATCGACATTAAGCCAGTTGACGACCAATCCCTTCTATAATCGAAACGTCATGGAGAGCTCTCACATGAAGCTTACATACTTCGCCACCCACATGGTCACATACTCCTTCGGAGTCGTGCCCTTCACATTGGCCATGGTCTCCCTCTACCCAACCTCTGGGGGTAAGCGGATCGAACGCGGGGTGACCTACTTCTTCTACGGGTCCTTAATGGCTGGGTTGGGTTTGTTTGAGGTTTCATGGAACTGGGGGATCAACCTCCTACGCGCCATCGCCCAGCTGCTGGTCGCTTCAGGATTCCTGTCGATCCTGTACGCGGCGTTGAGGAGCCGGCGTGGAGTGGAGGACGGTTTCCCGAGGCTGTGGTTTCTCCTATTCCTCTGGTTCAGCTTGGGCGGCTACAGCGTTCCTTTCTCAACGGTGAAAGCCATACCATACGTGGAGGTTAAGCCCCTTCAAACCCTGTGGATGAGCTTGGATGTGCAGCGTTTCTGGCTTTTCATGGCGATTCCAACGAGCTTAATAGCCTCCAAGCCCCTAGACCGCCTCATCCAAGAGGTTAAGGATGAGTTTAAGCCTGAGTTTAACGCTAGAAAAGCCTTAGCCCTGCTACTCCTCGCAGTGATCGCCGTGGGAGGTGGTTTAAAAGCCTACTACTCGCTTACCCAGCCGATAAACAAGTATCTCCCCAAATCCTACACCACTGTCAACGTTCAGATCCCCCAACCCATCGTAGAGTACTTTAAATCCCAGGTTGAGGATGGGCGAATCCTAGCCGTGAAATGTCCCTTCTGGATCTACCTTCTCCCCAGGTATGTGGGGAAGCAACTGGTCGATGGATGGTATCCCCAAGGCAAAATGTTGCCGAGAATCTTGGAGGTCAACGACTACCGAATCAACGATTTAGAGGCCAGCGAGGACGAGGATAGAATCCCCACCTGGAGGGCTTTGATCAAAGACTCGGATGAGCTTGCGATAAACTGGGTGATGATAGGGGATTCAAACCGGACTTTTCAAAGGCAGTTAATCGACGGGTCCGATTTCACAGCGGAGATCGTTGTTAAGCACGCGCAGGGGGAGATCACCATATACCGCTCCGTTGTACCCCGCTCCATGGTTGAAACAAGCCCCCCTGTACCCGCGTCCATCGAACACCTAGCTCCCGACCTCATCTATGTTCAACTAAACCAAGCTGGAAGCGGTCGCGCATACACAGTTAAGGTTAAGGAATCCTACATCCCCGAGTGGGAGGCGTTTCACCAAGACCGAAAGCTAAGCGTCACAGCCGACGACGATGGCTACATCGTAGTTGAGGCGGATCCATGGATGGAATCTTTCACGCTAAAGCAGAAGAGAGAGGGCTTAACCTATTTGCACGTTCTCAGCGTCGCTGTCCTCGCGGCTGCCACCGCGGTGTACATAGAGGAGTCCAGGAGGAGAAGTGTATGGATGCCTTAAACAGGGTTAACGAATCCATGATTCTCAGAGTATCCTTCATCTTCACAGGGTCCTTCATCCTGTACGCGGGGTTTCAAGACTGGATCAAGGGTGATCCGCAATCCCATCCCTGGATTCTAATCCTCATCTTGGCCACTTACATCCTAGCGTTCGCCCTGTTCATTTTAGCATTGACGTCTGGTGAAGCCCTGTTCAAGTTTAAGCATATCCTACTGCCGGCGCTCATATTCATCGTCGCACTGAACTCTTATGTGACCGCCGAAATCTTCTACAAGGGCGTGTACCGAACCGACGCTATAGCCCTCACCCACTACGCAGCTTTAAGGTTTATGGAGTCAGGGGTTAACCCTTACACCCTGGATCTACAGGAAGCCCTAGTCAAGTTTCCCGTCGAACCCCAGTACATAACGTTCACGGAAACCGGTGACCTAATCACCAACCTCAACTACCCCTCCCTCCACTTCCTCATATACGTTCCCTTCATCGCCCTTGGCCTTAAAGACATGCGATGGGTTACCGTCCTCTTCGAAGCCTTAACGTTCACCCTACTATATTGGAGGACGCCGAGGAAGTTGAGGCCCTTGGCGTTGCTTCCCATATTCGCCAGCGTAGATCTCGTCATAGACTTTGTGGCGGGATGCGTCACCGACTATCTATGGGTGCTACCACTCACAGCCACCATACTCTTCATAGACAACCTACCCGTATCCGCCATCTCATACGGCCTCGCATGCGCCGTTAAACAGGAGCCCTGGCTCCTAGCCCCCTTCCTCCTCACTTGGACGTGGAAGGAGTCACCCGGTGATTGGAGGAGGAAGCTTCTCCGCACCGGCGCCTACGGGGGATTGGCCCTCGCCTCCTTTCTCGCGCCCAACTGGAGGTTCATGGTCGAAGACCCCGCCGCGTGGTGGAGCGGGGTTTCCAGCCCGGTGCTTGGAGGCCTCATCGTGTTGAGTCAAGGCCTCTCTATGCTTACCCAGATGGGTTATGTTCCCTTGGGTAAAGGCTTCTACCTCACCGTCACCCTGACCGTGTACGCTCTCCTCGCCGTGAACTACGCGGTTTACTACGACAAGTTAAAGTACACATTTTGGATATACCCGGCAGTGACCTTATGGCTTTCATATCGGGGGTTGCAAAGCTACTTCATTCACATGATTCCAGCGGTCGCGGCGGCCGCCGTATCCTGGTATCGCCGTCAAGGCGTCGAAGGAGGGGTTTAAATGACGGCTGCGCGTAGGTTAACGGCTCCCATATCTATTTTAGCGGTGATCCTCATCTCCTCGGCGGCATTTCAAGCTTACTACGGAGTTGAGGAGAGGCTTCCCATTCTGTTAAACACGAAGTTTAAGCTTTTCACCAAGGATCCCTACACAGACGGGTTAAAACCCTATTTATGGGAGGTAGTGTACTTTAAGGGGCCTAACGACACTGTGTTTACTCGCCCTGACGTGGTGGATGGTGTGGCCTGCCTTGGATTACATGTTTATCAGGATGGAGTCAACGACACCTATGATTGGGCGACGATTCATGTGAAACAGGAGTTGAAAGGCTCAGCGGTGGAGAGGATGCTCCAAGGCAGGCTCCACGTCTGGGTCTACCCGACCTTCCAATATAAATATTATGAGGAGACCGGTGATCCTCGAAACGTCTTCGGCTTGGAGATCAACGATGGTCGTCATATTCTTTGGTACGTGTTCTCTGACGTGAATCAAGGGGTTTACCAGGTTAAGAATCACAGGATCGTCGTGGTTGAAACTCCTTTGAATCAATGGTCTCATAGGGAGATCGATGTGGGCGCCGAGTACCGTAAAGCAGGCTGGGGGGCTCCGGAAGACCTGTACGTCATCCTAATCTTAGGGGCTACGAAACACGACCCCGGGTGGAGGGCAGGGTATTTTAAGGAGATCTTGGTAACCGAGGGTGGAGTATAGGTGAGTGAGCATTGAGCCGTAGGGTTTACGGTTATCTATTTACAACGTTATCAGCCATCTTTGGGTTGATGGCTGTCGCCTCCCTGCTGATCGGAGCCATCGAAGCCGCACCACCCTACGTGGTTGGGGAGAACCTCATCCTCGTTGAGATTCAGCTGCTGCCAGGGGTCTACGTTAAACCCATGACCCTCTTCACATACACCTTTTTCCTCGCCTTCGCCTTTGGCCTCTACACGCCCAACACGTTGAGGAGGGCGAGAAGCCTCAGCCCAGAAGCTCGGCGTGGCTTATACGTTTTCGCATGGTTTCTCGCCATGGCCAGTGGGTTTGAAATCCTCTACCATGTGGTTGTATGGTCCGCCGCCCTCGCCTATCAGGGGCTGCAAAACCCAGACATCATCGTCAACCCTTGGCCCCAATACAGGCTTCCCATCAACGTGGTTTTCTCAGCCAAACTGGTGGTGATGATGTTCTTCGCCTCAATATTCGTCATCGACTACTTGAAAAGGTTGGAGGGTAAATCGAAGGCTGGAAACCAGGTTGAGGAGAAAGGCTAGTTTAACGCAGCCTCCGCTGGTCTTAACGCCTTTAAGGCCCGGCTTGCGAAGGCTTTTTCAACGGTAAGTGTCGAGACTAAGTAGATGACGATCCAGACGACGAATAACACCTCTCCGACGGTTTCATGGAACACCCTGAGGTCGATGTTAGAATAAACCACGGCTAAGGTGATGAGGAATATTCGGATCACGTTGACCATGAATGTTCCAGCGGCCCCCACCACTACGTATATGAGTTTACGTTTCCGGGGGGCCTCCAATTTAACCATCAGGATCACCACTACCAGGCTGTAGATCAGCATGCTGAGGACCCCGGCGCAGGGCCAGTTAATCTCCAACACCACCATCCCCTTCAACCCATTTAAGAACAGGCGGTTTCTCTCTACGTAGACCCACGGTGGCTCAACAGCCTTTAAAGGATCCTCCACCACGGAGACCCCTGAGACCCAGAGTAGAGAAACCACGGCTTTAACGATGAAAGGGACCACCCCAGCTAGTGCGCCGAGGGATTCATAGGGGAACAGCGCGTCTAGAAGCAGGATGATGGATGAGCCAACGCAGTATATGATGGGGGTGACCGTCTTCTTCACCGCGCTTCGGCCGTGCAACGCCGCGACGCAAGCCGCTATGTATGCGGCGAAGGCTACGTATTCCCAAAGCCAGGTCCAGCTTAACAAACCCTCCTTCGAGATTCCTAAACCCTTTCCTAGGTTAGAGATGGCTTCCTGTAGGTGGAGAAGGTACACGGCTCCGTAGTAGAGGGATAAACCCGCCAACGCAGTGAACCATAAGAGCATCCTACGTTTAGAGAGATGTCTGAGCTTCAACTCCTCTCTGGAATCGTACCATTCGATGAGTAAGAAGAGAATGGTGAAGAGTAATCCGCCTCGTCCCTCGTTCCATCCCAGGATAAATGATTGCTCATCAATGAGCAATAAGGCTAGAATGGGTGAGAGGGATATAAGCAACACCAGCTCGTCTCTTCGCCTGCTGAGTATTCCCTTTAACGTGAGGGGCATCGTTAAACAGCCTTTCCTAGAGAAATGGACCGAGATATGATTTAAGGTTTAACCGTTGGCTTTAACTCTTTTCATGGGTAGGTATTTTTATCATCGGTGTGATTTCATTTAACTGGTTAATCATCTGGGTTTTCGGGTTTATGGTGCATGGTCTCAAGGTTAGGGTGGATGGGAGTGGGGTGGCCTCGGAGTTGAGGTGTTTCATTTAAATGGAAGAATAGCCTCGTCTCCCCCATGGTTTTAACCTTTAACTCCTTCACCTCCACTACGACTGGAAAGTTGTTTACCACGTCTCCTACGACAAGACAATGTCTAGGTGGCAGGGCCTTCACCATCCTTTTCACGCTTTCTCCATCTATTTTCGTCGATTTAGAAACTGTCTCCACATCCCTTTCGTTTAGGAAGTTGAATATGAACAGGTTGTCAGCTTGACGGTATATGTTTTCTCGGATCGTGTCAGGTTGATTTGTAATGAACGTCGTGAAAAGGCCGAGGTGTCTCATCCTAGTTACGACGTCATCCCAGTATGTTTCCCTTAAATATAAGTGGGCTTCTTCAGCGAACAGAAACACCGCTGGAAGCCGCTTGTTGTACAGTAAGTCCTTCAGCTTGCTGAGGATCAGCTCGACGATGATCCTACGGTTCACAGAGTTTTGATCCTTCAGATCGACGACGATGGCTCCCCCCTCTCTCAGGGAATGGGACAGTTGGACGATGTCTAAACCGTCTTTATCGTCGAAAATCCTGGAGTTGATGAGGGTTGCGCATCGGGACTCCAAGGCTTCCCGGATGGTTTCATGACAACGCCAAGATTTCACCGCTTCGCCTAAGGATTCAAGGCTTAGCTTTCCATCCTGTTTGAGTCGTTGCCATATTTGGATGAAGGTTCTTATCGAGTTCCATGGGAGGTCTAGGGCGTATGCGAGAACGTTTAGGATCGAGTCCAGACTGAGAGAAGCTAGTTGAAACCTAAAGTTTACCCCAGGCTTCAACACTTTGATTCGGCTGTGATAACGGTTCCTAGAGCCGTCGAGGTTCATGCCTAGATTAACGTATTCGCCGTTGATATCCAACACCATGCACGGCGCTCCATGGTCCAGTAAACCCAACAGTAACGCCTTGGAGAGGTGGGATTTACCGGTGCCCTTCCTACCAGTGATGATGTTTAACTTTCCATCCAAGTTTCTCACGTCCACGTATAGGTTGGAGTCGCAGGCCACTCCCAGTTTGAGGCTCATACCGGACTCCCCCGAGCCCATCAACCGTTGCAATGGGAGCCTATCCACCTTGGAACTCGTTCGGGATGGTAAGAAGGACCCCCAGGGATTGTACTCGAGGCTTAGACTCGACCCAACCCCCCTAACCTTACATAATAGAAGCTTAGCGTCCTTGACGAAGGCGATTTGATCCGAAACTCCCATCGGGTCAACGTCGCTTCCCTCCAAGACTCCGCCAAGGATCTCGCCGCGGAGCAGGTCTTCGAAAACGCCTTGGACATTGGCGTACTGTACATCGAAGACTTGTACGATGAGCTGTCTTCCCCCTCTGTCGGTGATGGTGAGGTATTCGCCGACGTTAACCTCCTCGCCGGGCATAGCGATTAGCCTGACGTTGTCTCCTTCCTTAGTATAGATCTTCATTTAACTCGGCCTCTCTCAGTTGGATAGGGGTCATGTGAACGGTCCAAAGAGAATCTTTCTGACCTCAAACTCCTCCTTCACCTCCACGCTGAACTTAACGGTCACATAGCTTCTCATTCCCAGAATTTCGTTAAGCGTGAAGGATGAGAGGATATGGGCCAGCCTTAGGGTTTCAGGGTATCCGTGGTCATGAAGGTCGTTGCCGGCGAGGAGCTCGATGGCTCTCAAGTCATCTTCTACGCTTCCCCGGGAGCTTATGTCCAATCTGAACGTTAAGCCGTCGTTGGTCATCTTAGCCACGTAGACCCGGCCTAGAAGATGGATGGGATGTGTTGGAAACCTTTTCCGCATGAAATCGTCTAAGCATACGGCGGAGGCTTCGTCCTCCCCGCGGATCAGCTGGGTAATCTTACCTCCATCGGCTAGAACCTGAGTATCCTTAGAAACACCAATCACCGTGTTCCGGTTGGCCGCCGCGGTTTGGAGAATCTCCTTTAAACTCCTCGCAGGGTTATCGGGTGTCCCCGCCGTCAGTGAACCGTCGAAAAGGATGAGGGAATCTTCGAACACCTCGACCACCGCCCTCTGCAGAGTCCTTTCCAAACGGTTCCTCATGATGGATATGGCCCTTGCGTTGTATGAGGGTTCCCCTCCATTCCAAGGCTCATCCTCCGACGCAGAGTCATCCACTTCCAAAAGGGTGATGAGGGGCCCATAACGGTAGAACCGGTATTTACCAGCGCTCTTCCATACCAAGCATCCTCTGAAAGCCGTTAATACGCCGCCTTCCACAGGACCTAGTCTAGCGGTGGAAACGTCTACAGCCGCCACTTTAACGGGCTTTGAGAAAGGATTGATCCTTAATCTGCGAAGCGCCATGTCCTCCGCGAGACGTATTGTGCTCCCAAGGTTTAACTCACCGCTGTGGTTGAAGGTTCGCCAGTCGTTTTTAAAGGTCTCTGAAGGGGGGTTGATGCTTTGAATCCTTTTGAGGCTTCCTTGAAGATGTGCTCTCTCAATTTCGAGTCTCTGGGACAGTAAACTACTTATTTCACTTTCATCAAATATGTTTTGGGTGCGGTGGTCTTCCATTTTTACGTCACCCCTAAGTGTGGGATTTTCTCCCACAACCGCCGCACCTTTCGGATGGCGGTAACGCGGGCCTCACCCCTCCTTTAAGCCGGCTTGTGGACTTTTAACCCCCTTTAAGACGTCTTCCATCCACTTCACCCCTTTCACCGTCGCTTTGTATTCTCCCTTGGATACCCTTTCCACTAGGTTTGTCTTCACCATGTAAGCGAGGGTGTTTCGAATGGTTTTAGGCGCCTTGTCAGAGTGTTGGATGATTTCATCCATGGTTAATGTTTCCTTTTCTCTTAATCCCATTTTGCCGGCGATGTGGGAGGCCAGGAGCATTGCTCCGATGAGTTGGTCTGTGGAATCGGGTTGCCGGAGGAAGATGAAGCCTCCATCCTCTGTGATTTTAATGTATCCTGTTAGGGTTTCGATTAAAGCCGAGAGGTCGGGTGTGTAAAGGAGCTTTGAAGCGTAGTGGAAGGCTGGGTAGGCTTTTGCGAGGAAGTTGAGGATGAACTTGACAGCGTCTTCCACCGGGCCCTCGAAGGTTTGGGTGAGGCCTTTCGCCTCTACTGTGAGCTTTATCTTTTTCTCCTCCTCCATCGTTGTTTCACCTCTTCTTTACTTGGGCCACCACTTCGTCTAGGAATCGTTGAACGCCATAGGTGGTGGCTCTGTATTCTCCTTTGCCAACTCTTTCAGCTAAGCCTTCGGCGCACATCTCGGACAGCCTACCCGCCACGGTTCCAGCCGTCTTCTTGGTGGCTGAGATGATGTCGTTGATGAATAGGGTGTCTCGGTCCATTCTACCTAGGTAGAATCCGAACCTCGCCTTCGCTAGATGTAGGATTATGAGGTCTCTGTCCGAGAGCTTTGAGGTATCGGACGTGATGACGACTCCCTCCGGCGTGGCGGTGAACACGCCTTCGCAGCTGGATAGGAATCTTTCAACGTCCAGGTCTAAGGAGACTTTGGATATCAGGTCGATTTTAGGATATATGGAGGACACGAATTTTATCACCTCCCGGACGACGTAGTCCACGTCGCCCATAATCCTCTTCTCCATTCCCCGGCATCGAACCGTTACCTCCAGCCTTCCTTCAACCGCTTCATCGTCACCTTCCAATCAGCCTACACCCTTCAACTTCCTTACCAGGTCCTCAACCCATCTTTTCCCAGCGGCCGTCAGCTTATAGGCGTCGCCCTCCTTGTAGGCGAAGCCCTCTCGTTTCAGTTCGCTGATCCTGCTGGCGAAGCCCGCGGAGAGGAACCCGCTGAGGCTTAGGTATCTTCCTAGGTCCCTGGGCCTCAGACCCCGACTGGACGTGTAGAGAAGTAAACCCACAGCCTCCCTGTCGGTGATTCGGTCTCGAGGCACCGTAATGACGGGGCCGTCGGCGGTGTTTTCCACAAGGCCTTTTAAGGATTCTTCGATTTCGGTTTCGCTGAGCTGTCTGGATACGACGTCGTCTATGACATCTAACCACTCGGGGAAGTTTTGTAGGCTGGCGACGATTTCGTCGAAGGATTCCCCCTCTATTTCCACGTTTCCATATGGCCTGTGCAGTGTTAGCTTCACCTTCATGGTTATGCTCGTTGTATGTTGTGTAGGAATTAATACTTAAATCTTTCGTATAAAGTATACGTAACGTGTATAATTAACTTATTTTCAAAAAGAGGCCTCAGAACCAATTTCAGGCTCATGTCCTCGTTGCCTTAAGGAGCTATTCAAACTCTACAGAGGATCCTCGCCAAAAAGCTCCGCGGCTGCGATTGAATCTGAGGGGCGTAGGCTGGGTTAGGCCACTCCGATTAACGGGAAGATGAAGTGCGATTTGGATGCGAGGCAATCTTTTAACACACACTTCGACCCTCTAAAACAAGTTTAGGGAGTGCGTGACGGCCATTAACCGCCTTCAGCGTTATGAAGTAAAGTTCTCCAGAGTTTGGTGAAATCGTAATTAACCATCTCCAGCCCAATCAAATCGGTGTTCCTGCTGTTTTAAACGTAAAGTTTATATTTTCAAGGACTTTTTGTTGGTTAAATGCGATAAAGGAGGGAGTTATTTTGGCTTCAGCAGCACCTGAATTATCCGGTCAACCTATCTTAATATTGAAGGAGGGTACCTCCAGGGCGACAGGCAGGGAGGCGCAGCACGCTAACATCATGGCGGCTAAGATCATCGCTGAGGCTGTAAAATCGTCGCTGGGACCCAAGGGCATGGATAAGATGCTTGTAGACAGCTTCGGGGATGTAACGATCACCAACGACGGAGCCACCATATTGGATGAAATCGAGGTCCAGCATCCTGCGGCGAAGATGATGGTTGAAGTGGCTAAGACCCAGGATGACGAGGTGGGTGACGGCACCACCACCGCTGTGGTGTTGACGGGAGAGTTGCTTTCGAAGGCCGAGGACCTGATAGGAAAAGACATTCACCCCACCATCGTGGTGGACGGCTACCGAAACGCAGCGGATAAAGCGTTAAAGGTCTTGGAGGAAATCGCCATTAAAGTCAATCCAACCGACAGGGAAAGCTTGAAGAAGATCGCCCAAATAGCTGTCGCCAGCAAGCTTCTATCCGAATATAAGGATTACGTGTCAAACCTGGCGGTGGACGCCGTCCTGCAGGTCGCTGAAAAAACCGAGGAAGGCTATAAAATCGACATCGACGACGTGAAAGTGGAGAAGAAGGCCGGAGGGGCCATCACAGACACGAAGCTGGTGAGGGGGGTCGTCTTGGACAAGGAGGTTGTTCACCCAGGCATGCCAAAACGGGTGGATAAGGCGAAGATCGCGTTGCTCAACTGTCCCCTGGAAGTGGAGAAGACGGAGATGGACGCCAAGATAAACATTGAATCGCCGGATCAGATGAACGCGTTCCTGCAAGAAGAGGAGAACATGCTCAGAAACATGGTGGAGAAAATCGCTGGGTCCGGTGCTAACGTGGTGTTATGCCAGAAGGGAATCGACGACGTAGCTCAACACTTTTTGGCGAAAAAGGGAATCTTGGCTGTTAGAAGGGTGAAGGAATCCGACATGGATAAGCTGGCCAAGGCGACAGGCGGCAAAATCGTGACGAACATCGACGACCTCACTTCAAAGGATTTAGGGGAAGCCGAGCTTGTGGAGGAAAGAAAAGTGGCGGACGATAA encodes the following:
- the thsB gene encoding thermosome subunit beta, whose amino-acid sequence is MASAAPELSGQPILILKEGTSRATGREAQHANIMAAKIIAEAVKSSLGPKGMDKMLVDSFGDVTITNDGATILDEIEVQHPAAKMMVEVAKTQDDEVGDGTTTAVVLTGELLSKAEDLIGKDIHPTIVVDGYRNAADKALKVLEEIAIKVNPTDRESLKKIAQIAVASKLLSEYKDYVSNLAVDAVLQVAEKTEEGYKIDIDDVKVEKKAGGAITDTKLVRGVVLDKEVVHPGMPKRVDKAKIALLNCPLEVEKTEMDAKINIESPDQMNAFLQEEENMLRNMVEKIAGSGANVVLCQKGIDDVAQHFLAKKGILAVRRVKESDMDKLAKATGGKIVTNIDDLTSKDLGEAELVEERKVADDKMTFVEGCKNPRAVTILVRGGTERIVDEAERAIHDALCVVRDVVRDPRIVAGGGAPEAETARRIREHAETLAGKEQLAVQAFADALEAIPLTLAENSGLDPIDTITELRARHDKGEVWAGIDPFGGKVEDMAKKDVYEPLAVKVQVVKSASEAATMILKIDDVIAASKMKEEKGPSKGPEEGGEETSTSED
- a CDS encoding DUF87 domain-containing protein; translation: MKIYTKEGDNVRLIAMPGEEVNVGEYLTITDRGGRQLIVQVFDVQYANVQGVFEDLLRGEILGGVLEGSDVDPMGVSDQIAFVKDAKLLLCKVRGVGSSLSLEYNPWGSFLPSRTSSKVDRLPLQRLMGSGESGMSLKLGVACDSNLYVDVRNLDGKLNIITGRKGTGKSHLSKALLLGLLDHGAPCMVLDINGEYVNLGMNLDGSRNRYHSRIKVLKPGVNFRFQLASLSLDSILNVLAYALDLPWNSIRTFIQIWQRLKQDGKLSLESLGEAVKSWRCHETIREALESRCATLINSRIFDDKDGLDIVQLSHSLREGGAIVVDLKDQNSVNRRIIVELILSKLKDLLYNKRLPAVFLFAEEAHLYLRETYWDDVVTRMRHLGLFTTFITNQPDTIRENIYRQADNLFIFNFLNERDVETVSKSTKIDGESVKRMVKALPPRHCLVVGDVVNNFPVVVEVKELKVKTMGETRLFFHLNETPQLRGHPTPIHPNLETMHHKPENPDD
- a CDS encoding 6-pyruvoyl-tetrahydropterin synthase-related protein, whose translation is MERPSRVWIALAALVGLNLSMAASRLLPGIPMAVDSASHLYKLLFMYDNLLTHGYIPSWSPEWYGGIYLFKLYPPLSYQIALSAALAGLGPIASYKVVEVVFYSLTPCAVYLLSRELSSTKRESLVAALLFSLNPSIVENLLFYDRYPNIISLPIQCLLLALLVRSLKRESGHAATFFSSLLLASLTLIHHLSALYTFLTLAILMASQLRNGWWKLCRIVLAASALSILLSAFWVGPFLSTLSQLTTNPFYNRNVMESSHMKLTYFATHMVTYSFGVVPFTLAMVSLYPTSGGKRIERGVTYFFYGSLMAGLGLFEVSWNWGINLLRAIAQLLVASGFLSILYAALRSRRGVEDGFPRLWFLLFLWFSLGGYSVPFSTVKAIPYVEVKPLQTLWMSLDVQRFWLFMAIPTSLIASKPLDRLIQEVKDEFKPEFNARKALALLLLAVIAVGGGLKAYYSLTQPINKYLPKSYTTVNVQIPQPIVEYFKSQVEDGRILAVKCPFWIYLLPRYVGKQLVDGWYPQGKMLPRILEVNDYRINDLEASEDEDRIPTWRALIKDSDELAINWVMIGDSNRTFQRQLIDGSDFTAEIVVKHAQGEITIYRSVVPRSMVETSPPVPASIEHLAPDLIYVQLNQAGSGRAYTVKVKESYIPEWEAFHQDRKLSVTADDDGYIVVEADPWMESFTLKQKREGLTYLHVLSVAVLAAATAVYIEESRRRSVWMP
- a CDS encoding archaeosortase/exosortase family protein, with product MPLTLKGILSRRRDELVLLISLSPILALLLIDEQSFILGWNEGRGGLLFTILFLLIEWYDSREELKLRHLSKRRMLLWFTALAGLSLYYGAVYLLHLQEAISNLGKGLGISKEGLLSWTWLWEYVAFAAYIAACVAALHGRSAVKKTVTPIIYCVGSSIILLLDALFPYESLGALAGVVPFIVKAVVSLLWVSGVSVVEDPLKAVEPPWVYVERNRLFLNGLKGMVVLEINWPCAGVLSMLIYSLVVVILMVKLEAPRKRKLIYVVVGAAGTFMVNVIRIFLITLAVVYSNIDLRVFHETVGEVLFVVWIVIYLVSTLTVEKAFASRALKALRPAEAALN
- a CDS encoding DNA double-strand break repair nuclease NurA, whose product is MGENPTLRGDVKMEDHRTQNIFDESEISSLLSQRLEIERAHLQGSLKRIQSINPPSETFKNDWRTFNHSGELNLGSTIRLAEDMALRRLRINPFSKPVKVAAVDVSTARLGPVEGGVLTAFRGCLVWKSAGKYRFYRYGPLITLLEVDDSASEDEPWNGGEPSYNARAISIMRNRLERTLQRAVVEVFEDSLILFDGSLTAGTPDNPARSLKEILQTAAANRNTVIGVSKDTQVLADGGKITQLIRGEDEASAVCLDDFMRKRFPTHPIHLLGRVYVAKMTNDGLTFRLDISSRGSVEDDLRAIELLAGNDLHDHGYPETLRLAHILSSFTLNEILGMRSYVTVKFSVEVKEEFEVRKILFGPFT